A genome region from Mycolicibacterium litorale includes the following:
- a CDS encoding amidohydrolase family protein, which translates to MGQLSHRVDIPFPLFDADNHLYEPPEAMTKYLPKEYKDVVQYVEVNGRTKIALKGQISNYIPNPTFSVVAKPGAWEEYFKFGNPDGKSKRELFGEPMKAIPAFFEPEPRIKVMDELGVDRSLMFPTLASLIEERLSDDPVAIHVIIHALNEWLHEVWGFNYQNRIFTTPVITLPIVEKAIEELEWAVKRGARAILIRPAPVPGFRGPRSFALPEFDPFWERVVHHDIFVGMHSSDSGYSRYTSEWDGQAQEMLPFQTNAMSILNEWRPIQDAVASWVIHGALFRFPKLKVGIVEAGSKWMFPLLDSMAEVYKKAPEAFLGNPMEEIKNRIYVSPFYEEGIDDLINLIGVDQVLYGSDWPHPEGLAEPTHYVTALEHLSVEDQAKIMGGNLGRLVTT; encoded by the coding sequence ATGGGGCAACTGTCGCATCGGGTCGACATACCGTTTCCGCTGTTCGACGCGGACAACCATCTCTACGAGCCGCCGGAGGCGATGACCAAGTACCTCCCGAAGGAGTACAAGGACGTCGTCCAGTACGTCGAGGTCAACGGCCGCACCAAGATCGCCCTCAAGGGCCAGATCAGCAACTACATCCCCAACCCCACGTTCTCGGTGGTCGCCAAACCGGGCGCATGGGAGGAGTACTTCAAGTTCGGCAACCCCGACGGCAAGAGCAAGCGCGAACTGTTCGGTGAGCCGATGAAGGCCATCCCGGCGTTCTTCGAGCCCGAACCCCGTATCAAGGTGATGGACGAGCTCGGTGTCGACCGCAGCCTGATGTTCCCGACGCTGGCCAGCCTGATCGAGGAGCGACTCTCCGACGATCCGGTCGCCATCCATGTCATCATCCACGCGCTCAACGAGTGGCTGCACGAGGTGTGGGGCTTCAACTACCAGAACCGCATCTTCACCACCCCGGTCATCACGCTGCCGATCGTGGAGAAGGCCATCGAGGAGCTGGAGTGGGCGGTCAAGCGTGGTGCCCGTGCCATCCTCATCCGTCCGGCGCCGGTGCCCGGATTCCGTGGCCCCCGTTCGTTCGCGCTGCCGGAGTTCGACCCGTTCTGGGAGCGCGTCGTGCACCACGACATCTTCGTCGGCATGCACTCGTCGGACAGCGGCTACTCGCGTTACACCTCGGAGTGGGACGGTCAGGCGCAGGAGATGCTGCCGTTCCAGACGAACGCCATGTCCATCCTCAACGAGTGGCGGCCGATCCAGGATGCGGTGGCGTCGTGGGTGATTCACGGTGCCCTGTTCCGGTTCCCGAAGCTCAAGGTGGGCATCGTCGAGGCTGGTTCGAAGTGGATGTTCCCGCTGCTCGACTCCATGGCCGAGGTGTACAAGAAGGCCCCTGAGGCGTTCCTCGGCAACCCGATGGAGGAGATCAAGAACCGGATCTACGTCAGCCCGTTCTACGAGGAGGGCATCGACGACCTGATCAACCTCATCGGCGTGGATCAGGTGCTCTACGGATCCGACTGGCCGCACCCCGAGGGTCTGGCCGAGCCGACGCACTATGTGACGGCGCTCGAGCACCTCTCGGTCGAGGACCAGGCGAAGATCATGGGCGGCAACCTCGGGCGTCTCGTCACGACGTGA